A single genomic interval of Candidatus Jordarchaeales archaeon harbors:
- a CDS encoding TatD family hydrolase → MIADAHCHMDLYEDINSVVERARGVGVSKIVSVAIDLGSMQKILEIADTFRPIVEPALGLHPIAVNASSRMSEVLEESLAIMEENADRMVAVGEIGLDRYESCEREVRLMQEKVFRTMLDFAAEKKLPVIIHSYKAERRVFDVLEEYEGLVVIIHWFTGPAELLEKGIERNYYFSVTPAIKYSGKVRRVARRVPLDNLLCESDGPVEYKGLVGEPADCRMVVEEVAKVRGLNFGEVAVELLRNFKAVFKRAK, encoded by the coding sequence TTGATCGCTGATGCTCACTGCCACATGGACCTCTATGAGGATATCAATAGTGTAGTTGAAAGGGCGAGAGGGGTGGGAGTGAGTAAGATAGTCTCAGTCGCTATCGATTTAGGATCTATGCAAAAGATTCTCGAGATAGCCGACACCTTTAGGCCTATAGTTGAGCCTGCACTCGGATTACACCCGATCGCCGTGAATGCAAGTTCAAGGATGAGCGAAGTTTTAGAGGAAAGTCTAGCCATAATGGAGGAAAACGCTGACAGAATGGTTGCCGTTGGGGAGATTGGACTTGACAGGTACGAATCATGTGAAAGAGAAGTGCGATTAATGCAAGAGAAAGTCTTTAGAACTATGCTCGACTTCGCAGCCGAGAAAAAACTGCCGGTAATCATTCACTCTTATAAGGCTGAGAGGAGGGTTTTCGATGTACTCGAAGAATACGAAGGACTGGTGGTTATCATACACTGGTTTACTGGGCCAGCCGAGCTGCTCGAAAAAGGGATAGAGAGAAACTACTATTTCTCTGTGACGCCCGCAATAAAGTACTCTGGCAAGGTTAGAAGGGTAGCACGACGCGTTCCGTTAGACAACCTGTTATGCGAATCTGACGGACCGGTGGAATACAAGGGACTTGTCGGCGAGCCAGCAGACTGTAGAATGGTGGTTGAGGAAGTGGCCAAGGTAAGAGGGTTAAATTTTGGCGAGGTTGCAGTAGAGCTTCTTAGAAACTTTAAAGCGGTGTTCAAGAGGGCAAAGTGA
- a CDS encoding YfcE family phosphodiesterase produces MSDKIVLVLGDTHIPDRVTEIPRKLKSFIESESFDLVLSTGDLTSQEVLSWMKKIAPLKVVRGNMDYLPLPEKEVLHLPPVKIGLVHGTGIWPRGDTMQLLKVAETLGTKILISGHTHHPDVKLAKNTLLLNPGSATGAWGGSSDWGLPSVMTLTLSESEIKVVFFLLERGELKKKEEVFKIQGEGIAAQRP; encoded by the coding sequence ATGAGTGACAAAATAGTCTTGGTACTGGGAGACACGCACATACCCGATAGGGTGACAGAAATCCCGCGCAAGCTCAAATCGTTCATAGAAAGTGAATCATTTGACTTAGTTCTCTCAACAGGAGATCTCACCTCCCAGGAAGTACTGTCGTGGATGAAAAAGATAGCACCATTAAAGGTCGTAAGAGGAAACATGGATTACCTCCCCCTCCCCGAAAAGGAAGTATTACACCTGCCGCCAGTCAAAATAGGCCTCGTACATGGAACGGGTATCTGGCCGAGGGGGGACACGATGCAGCTGCTAAAAGTTGCTGAGACCCTGGGAACAAAAATACTCATTTCAGGCCATACACACCACCCTGACGTAAAGCTAGCTAAAAACACACTCCTCCTCAATCCGGGAAGCGCGACGGGAGCTTGGGGTGGCTCATCGGACTGGGGTCTTCCATCCGTGATGACGCTAACCCTATCTGAAAGCGAGATAAAAGTAGTCTTCTTTCTGTTAGAAAGGGGAGAGCTAAAGAAAAAAGAAGAAGTATTCAAAATACAAGGCGAAGGAATAGCCGCACAGCGGCCCTAA
- a CDS encoding DUF790 family protein gives MLPSELLVVKVQGNRILPRFARLSRENIELASEIIDIFRSSVGKKREEIVDIIEEFEQGVNYRFIRGLRVLLERRSTFEVKSRLNPADVRKAVFEEASKLGGLVTSTEERKRILERVASKFSASIEEVEEALWADQEGEHVLTDFKEVEPEELLRIYNLSLAQTLLFNATSMSVYIEGQFRNVLREVKYRGLMYFAEKAGRGVMLTIDGAASLLKLTEKYGTSMAKLLPSIVSLDRWGLRANVVRRDVDGKPRVYEFLLSHKDKHLFSVREEGEAEKFDSSVEEEFYISFQSLGTDWKIRREPEALIAGSSIFLPDFSLEKGDVKVYVEIVGFWTENYVKRKLEKLKELKEKIILLVNEELACSSFEKHPNVIYYRKKVPLKELLKVLEKQGAEATVKKLEPIEIGIYKPRADVVYLSDVASELGVNVTVLKERLRINGYCLLGDMLVSEALLKRVEAELGKAEGATRSDVEEILRRYGISDFDPVLEFLGFKTVWHGVDPRKAKVVRGK, from the coding sequence ATGCTTCCCAGCGAGCTTCTAGTTGTTAAAGTCCAAGGGAACAGGATTCTTCCCCGTTTCGCTAGGCTTAGCAGGGAGAACATAGAGCTAGCGTCGGAAATCATAGACATTTTTAGGAGTAGTGTTGGAAAGAAGAGGGAAGAGATAGTTGACATCATCGAGGAGTTTGAGCAAGGCGTAAACTATCGTTTTATTAGGGGCTTAAGGGTGCTGCTTGAGAGGAGGAGCACGTTCGAAGTCAAAAGCAGGCTTAACCCTGCAGACGTGCGGAAGGCGGTCTTCGAGGAGGCTAGCAAATTAGGTGGGCTCGTAACGAGCACGGAGGAGAGGAAGAGGATCCTTGAAAGGGTTGCCTCAAAGTTTTCGGCTAGCATTGAGGAAGTAGAGGAGGCACTTTGGGCAGACCAGGAGGGGGAGCACGTTCTAACTGATTTTAAAGAAGTAGAGCCTGAAGAGCTCCTCAGAATTTACAACTTGTCACTGGCTCAGACATTACTTTTTAATGCGACAAGTATGAGCGTCTACATTGAGGGGCAGTTCAGAAATGTGCTCAGAGAGGTTAAGTATAGGGGATTGATGTACTTTGCTGAGAAGGCGGGGAGGGGGGTTATGTTGACCATCGACGGGGCTGCATCTCTTCTGAAACTAACTGAGAAGTATGGGACGTCTATGGCCAAACTTTTGCCGTCAATAGTTTCCTTGGACAGGTGGGGTTTAAGGGCTAACGTGGTGAGAAGGGATGTTGACGGAAAGCCTAGGGTTTACGAGTTCCTGTTAAGCCATAAAGATAAGCACCTCTTTAGTGTTAGAGAGGAAGGTGAGGCAGAGAAATTTGATAGTAGTGTCGAGGAGGAGTTCTACATCTCCTTCCAGTCACTTGGAACAGACTGGAAGATAAGGAGGGAGCCTGAGGCGCTCATTGCAGGTTCCTCGATTTTCCTCCCAGATTTTTCGCTAGAAAAGGGAGACGTGAAAGTATACGTGGAAATAGTTGGCTTCTGGACTGAGAATTATGTTAAAAGGAAGCTTGAGAAGCTCAAGGAGTTAAAGGAGAAAATTATTTTGCTTGTTAACGAGGAGCTAGCGTGTTCATCATTTGAAAAACATCCAAACGTGATATATTACAGGAAGAAGGTACCGTTGAAAGAGCTCTTGAAAGTGCTTGAAAAACAGGGTGCTGAGGCAACCGTCAAAAAGCTTGAGCCTATAGAAATTGGAATATACAAGCCGAGAGCAGATGTAGTGTACTTGAGCGATGTTGCAAGCGAATTGGGAGTGAATGTAACAGTGTTGAAGGAAAGACTTAGAATTAATGGTTACTGTCTGCTTGGTGACATGCTGGTAAGCGAGGCGCTCCTAAAAAGAGTTGAAGCTGAGCTCGGTAAAGCGGAGGGGGCGACTAGAAGCGATGTGGAAGAAATCCTCAGAAGGTATGGCATAAGCGACTTTGACCCGGTGCTAGAATTCCTGGGATTCAAGACCGTGTGGCATGGAGTGGATCCTCGAAAGGCCAAAGTAGTAAGGGGAAAGTAG
- a CDS encoding helix-turn-helix domain-containing protein — MREPVDVEEIFYILSNPTRRLLLKLLSICPHYPFQLARLLNISQKAVMDHLKVLEEKGLVVKLGYEKSSVGPERTYYGINSFLLLDFSVAPSLYELKILEAKREKESTEPILGALEELTFKLKELVKKLEEINSKLRDLERERVKLLSAKQKVNIKISDLINQLGLDYLEKLVLSLLVMKGKANIEEISEELDLREKVVENCLKRLEERNLVEKRDGVYSIAS; from the coding sequence TTGCGTGAACCAGTAGATGTCGAGGAAATTTTCTACATATTATCTAACCCAACGAGGAGGCTTTTGCTAAAGCTGTTGTCGATATGCCCTCACTATCCGTTCCAGCTAGCCCGGCTGCTAAACATAAGCCAGAAGGCCGTGATGGACCACTTAAAAGTCCTGGAGGAAAAAGGTCTCGTTGTTAAGCTTGGATACGAAAAGTCCAGCGTAGGACCAGAAAGAACATACTATGGGATCAACAGTTTTCTCCTACTTGACTTCTCCGTCGCTCCATCACTCTACGAGCTCAAAATACTTGAAGCTAAGAGGGAGAAGGAGAGTACAGAGCCTATTTTAGGAGCTTTGGAAGAGCTCACGTTCAAGCTTAAAGAGCTTGTTAAAAAGCTAGAGGAAATCAACAGTAAGCTGAGGGATTTAGAAAGGGAAAGAGTGAAGCTTCTTAGCGCTAAGCAGAAGGTCAACATTAAGATAAGTGATCTCATAAACCAGTTGGGCCTGGACTACCTAGAGAAGCTGGTCCTGTCTTTGTTGGTAATGAAGGGCAAGGCAAACATAGAAGAAATATCGGAGGAACTAGACTTAAGGGAAAAAGTTGTTGAGAACTGCCTTAAACGTCTAGAGGAACGCAACCTCGTTGAGAAGCGGGACGGAGTTTACAGTATCGCATCCTAA
- the rtcA gene encoding RNA 3'-terminal phosphate cyclase has translation MNRIRIDGSLGEGGGQVLRTSVALSALSGKTIEVFNIRAKRPNPGLRAQHMTGIKAVAEIAGAKVTGLSVGSTTIVFEPAGLKGGKYRFDVGTAGSVTLVLQSIMPAALFAPENMELEIRGGTDVAWSPPVDYFINVVVPNLRLMGYVAEIKLERRGHYPKGGGLVRAVITPVKKLKAIRLMERGEVKLIEGVSHAVNLPAHVAERQARSAEAVLKRAGYDVDIKIDVPREGAHLGPGSGIVLWAKTKVGSVIGADSLGEKGKPAEKVGEEAAQKILEELESGAPLDRHMGDMIIPFIAIADGTSEVRISKITMHLLTNIMVTEKILGVKFQVEGREGEVGVVKVNGLGLENPHI, from the coding sequence ATGAACAGGATAAGGATTGATGGTAGCTTGGGTGAAGGTGGTGGACAGGTTCTCCGAACCAGCGTCGCCCTCTCAGCTTTATCAGGTAAAACGATTGAGGTATTCAACATAAGGGCTAAGAGGCCCAACCCAGGACTTCGAGCTCAGCACATGACCGGAATAAAAGCTGTCGCGGAGATAGCTGGAGCTAAGGTAACTGGCTTGAGCGTTGGATCAACCACCATAGTGTTTGAGCCAGCTGGGCTAAAGGGAGGAAAGTACAGGTTTGACGTTGGAACTGCTGGATCTGTGACTCTTGTTCTTCAGTCAATAATGCCGGCAGCGTTATTCGCCCCCGAAAATATGGAACTGGAGATAAGGGGTGGAACGGACGTCGCATGGAGTCCACCGGTAGACTACTTCATAAACGTTGTAGTACCCAATCTGAGGCTCATGGGATATGTAGCCGAGATAAAGCTGGAAAGGAGAGGGCATTACCCTAAAGGAGGAGGGCTAGTTAGGGCGGTCATAACGCCGGTTAAGAAGCTTAAGGCGATAAGGCTCATGGAAAGAGGAGAGGTAAAATTAATAGAGGGGGTATCTCACGCGGTGAACCTGCCAGCCCATGTAGCTGAAAGACAGGCCAGAAGTGCGGAAGCAGTACTTAAAAGGGCCGGCTACGATGTTGACATTAAAATCGATGTCCCCCGCGAAGGAGCCCACCTAGGCCCTGGTTCGGGGATAGTCTTATGGGCTAAAACTAAGGTGGGAAGTGTGATAGGTGCAGATAGTCTTGGGGAGAAGGGGAAGCCTGCGGAGAAGGTGGGCGAGGAAGCAGCCCAAAAAATACTTGAGGAGCTTGAAAGCGGCGCTCCACTAGACAGGCACATGGGAGATATGATTATACCCTTTATCGCCATAGCTGACGGCACCTCGGAGGTTAGAATTTCGAAGATCACTATGCACCTTCTAACGAACATTATGGTAACTGAGAAAATTCTAGGAGTCAAATTCCAAGTTGAAGGAAGGGAAGGAGAAGTCGGGGTGGTGAAGGTTAACGGTTTAGGGTTGGAGAACCCGCACATATAA
- the psmB gene encoding archaeal proteasome endopeptidase complex subunit beta, which yields MAGYPDSATSVGITCSDGVVLASEKRITWGDIVLSRKGRKVFKITDRIGVACAGLVSDMQVLARRLEAISNIYFMEEKKPIPVRTAAKILANILFDARLYPLLTQIIIGGIDKEGPVIYVLDPLGSILKEKYAAVGSGSYIAFGTLERFYRDGLSVNEGREIAIRSIRAAARRDVGSGEGIDIIIITNDGAKIESIEKL from the coding sequence ATGGCTGGATATCCCGACTCAGCTACGTCGGTAGGGATAACTTGTAGCGACGGAGTTGTGCTTGCATCGGAAAAAAGGATAACCTGGGGGGACATTGTTCTAAGCCGTAAAGGTAGAAAGGTTTTCAAGATAACTGATAGGATTGGGGTTGCATGCGCCGGGCTAGTATCAGACATGCAAGTCTTAGCAAGGCGTCTAGAGGCGATATCTAACATCTACTTCATGGAGGAGAAGAAGCCTATACCCGTAAGAACAGCCGCAAAAATCCTGGCGAACATACTGTTTGACGCCAGGCTGTACCCCCTCCTCACGCAGATCATAATAGGTGGCATAGACAAGGAGGGGCCAGTGATCTATGTTTTAGATCCTCTCGGGTCTATTTTGAAGGAGAAGTATGCAGCCGTTGGCTCAGGCTCATACATAGCATTCGGGACGCTTGAAAGATTTTACAGGGACGGTTTATCTGTTAACGAGGGAAGGGAGATAGCTATAAGGTCGATAAGGGCTGCTGCGAGGCGCGACGTCGGCTCGGGAGAAGGCATAGACATAATTATAATCACTAATGATGGTGCTAAAATTGAGTCTATAGAAAAACTGTAG
- a CDS encoding SAM-dependent chlorinase/fluorinase yields the protein MRKIIALMTDFGLRDSFVASMKGVILSICPDATIVDISHEVDSFDIIHGALLLSSSARFFPNGTIFVGVVDPGVGTERRGIVVQTKRHVAVGPDNGLFSLLMEAEGLIGVYEIRDKTLTLNEPFETFHGLTVFAPVAAHIANGRPPSSVGPPVSDYVKISLPKPQLQGSKIVSTILHIDRFGNVITNVSSEVLYKLKVTYGSKLKAIVKGETIEAPLEKSYGYVPVGSFVFVTNSYGLLELAVNQDNAAKIFGLKKGDVIEIVLSPTQ from the coding sequence GTGAGAAAAATAATAGCGTTAATGACCGACTTTGGCCTTAGAGACTCATTCGTAGCCTCAATGAAAGGAGTTATTTTGTCGATATGTCCAGACGCGACAATCGTAGATATTTCGCATGAAGTCGATAGTTTCGACATCATCCACGGCGCCCTCCTCCTCTCTTCGTCTGCAAGGTTCTTCCCAAACGGAACAATCTTTGTCGGAGTGGTCGATCCCGGTGTTGGGACAGAAAGGAGAGGCATAGTCGTCCAAACGAAGAGACATGTAGCTGTCGGGCCAGATAACGGTTTATTCAGCCTTCTGATGGAAGCAGAAGGACTGATTGGAGTTTACGAGATCCGGGATAAAACCCTCACCCTTAATGAGCCCTTCGAAACCTTCCATGGACTTACAGTCTTCGCACCGGTCGCAGCGCATATAGCAAACGGTAGACCGCCAAGCTCCGTTGGACCACCAGTAAGCGACTACGTAAAAATAAGTCTCCCGAAACCTCAACTTCAGGGGTCGAAAATAGTCTCCACTATTCTCCACATAGACCGTTTCGGAAACGTAATAACGAACGTTTCATCGGAAGTTCTTTACAAGCTTAAAGTCACGTATGGCTCGAAGCTGAAAGCAATCGTGAAAGGTGAAACAATCGAGGCTCCCCTCGAAAAGTCTTATGGATATGTTCCCGTGGGCTCTTTCGTGTTTGTTACAAACAGTTACGGTCTTCTAGAGCTTGCAGTAAACCAGGATAATGCAGCCAAGATATTTGGCCTGAAAAAAGGTGACGTGATAGAAATAGTCTTGTCACCCACGCAGTAA
- a CDS encoding GTPase, translating into MLLQPFATIKKVHSAKELLDIAFHRASKASVSISSRDTPLEKAKKREEARVRTASKILENRLMKVVKSFPSIDKLHPFYREMCEVLIGTQTLKKYLASLEGAAKVIARIASEAVSRIRSAQSPEDAARARIEAYGRMTSMIKKLDDRLLFLEDARKKLAKMPSINPEIPTIVVAGCPNTGKSSIVRAASSAKPEIAEYPFTTKTVILGHFKVGDKLFQIMDTPGILDRPMSERNPIEKQAIAAIKWLAQAVIFVVDPTPSCGYSLKEQASLLREVRELMPPDTPIITVINKVDLAKQEELAAAKSMFKDAIEAVAVEGLGVKEAVNKAVEAIKKKGERSEG; encoded by the coding sequence ATGCTGCTACAACCTTTCGCAACGATAAAGAAAGTTCACAGCGCTAAGGAGTTGCTCGACATAGCTTTCCATAGAGCTTCAAAAGCCAGTGTTAGCATATCTTCCCGCGACACCCCTTTAGAGAAGGCAAAGAAGAGGGAAGAGGCTAGAGTGAGGACCGCGTCGAAAATTCTCGAGAACAGGTTAATGAAAGTTGTTAAAAGTTTCCCAAGTATAGACAAGCTCCACCCCTTCTACCGTGAGATGTGCGAGGTCCTTATCGGAACTCAGACGCTGAAAAAATACTTGGCCTCGCTAGAAGGCGCCGCGAAGGTTATTGCCCGAATAGCGTCTGAAGCGGTAAGCAGGATAAGGAGCGCCCAGTCTCCCGAAGATGCCGCTAGAGCTAGGATTGAAGCCTACGGTAGGATGACTTCGATGATAAAGAAGCTCGATGATAGACTTCTCTTCCTAGAGGATGCGCGCAAAAAACTGGCTAAAATGCCCTCGATAAACCCGGAAATACCTACCATAGTGGTCGCAGGCTGCCCGAATACGGGTAAGAGCAGCATAGTTAGAGCGGCTTCGAGCGCTAAGCCGGAAATAGCGGAGTACCCGTTCACGACAAAGACTGTGATACTAGGCCACTTCAAAGTTGGAGATAAACTTTTCCAAATAATGGACACGCCGGGGATACTGGACAGACCTATGAGCGAAAGGAACCCTATAGAAAAGCAGGCGATAGCGGCCATAAAGTGGCTGGCTCAAGCAGTAATCTTCGTCGTCGACCCAACACCTTCATGCGGCTACTCCTTGAAGGAGCAAGCTTCACTCCTGAGAGAGGTGAGAGAGCTTATGCCCCCAGACACACCAATAATCACAGTTATAAACAAAGTGGACCTTGCAAAACAAGAGGAGCTGGCAGCGGCTAAGAGCATGTTCAAGGATGCCATTGAAGCAGTAGCGGTAGAGGGGTTGGGAGTTAAAGAGGCGGTAAACAAAGCGGTAGAAGCCATAAAAAAGAAAGGCGAGCGCAGTGAAGGTTAA
- a CDS encoding CBS domain-containing protein, which produces MSRAYDIARRNVVFCKTDDSLCEVAKKMVEEEVGSVLVQDEEGNVVGIITDKQIFQFVADGGNPAETIAEEIMSSPVYMVDKEDSLEEVKRVFLKTNASRLVVCHDGRVVGVISRKFLEKILSLKSKSMSV; this is translated from the coding sequence GTGTCTAGGGCTTACGATATAGCGAGGCGTAATGTTGTCTTCTGTAAAACAGACGACTCGCTATGTGAAGTTGCAAAGAAAATGGTTGAAGAAGAAGTGGGCTCGGTTCTCGTACAAGACGAAGAAGGCAACGTTGTCGGGATCATAACAGATAAGCAGATATTTCAGTTCGTAGCTGATGGAGGCAACCCTGCTGAAACCATAGCTGAAGAAATAATGTCCTCGCCCGTTTACATGGTGGATAAAGAAGACTCGTTGGAAGAAGTCAAGAGAGTTTTTCTTAAAACTAATGCTTCACGCCTCGTGGTCTGCCACGATGGGCGTGTGGTCGGCGTTATAAGCCGCAAATTCTTAGAAAAAATTCTCTCTTTAAAGAGTAAGTCTATGTCTGTTTAA
- a CDS encoding DUF1152 domain-containing protein: protein MVKKSLEGLAETAERALVLGIGGGGDILGAFPTGRYLEKLGVEVIFGGVVWERIVYDPKPGPRSLDEIIGVERISETTGLADWDTRTSYGVVFQCSNMARFLGRKTLMVDITKGVRGVVRGLKETVRRLDVDFIVGVDVGGDVLAQGGERGLKSPLADAMMLASLHQVDVPTVTAVFAPSCDGELTTEEILERISRIAEKGGYLGARGLAPEDFEAMSEALKYVKTEASMLPLLAWRGMRGIIEIRGGERKVNLSILSTLTFYFDTDVVYSLSSLAKKVSDTESIEEANNRLHEMNITTEYDYELQYVSKRGMTGGT, encoded by the coding sequence TTGGTTAAGAAGTCTTTGGAGGGACTTGCTGAGACTGCTGAGAGGGCACTTGTTCTAGGTATAGGTGGGGGAGGGGATATTCTGGGGGCATTTCCAACTGGCAGGTACCTTGAGAAGCTCGGTGTTGAGGTTATTTTTGGAGGTGTTGTGTGGGAGCGAATAGTTTACGACCCTAAGCCGGGTCCTAGGAGTCTCGATGAAATAATTGGCGTTGAGAGAATTTCTGAGACCACCGGGCTTGCTGATTGGGACACGCGAACCAGTTATGGTGTTGTCTTCCAGTGTAGTAACATGGCGAGGTTTCTTGGTAGGAAGACGCTTATGGTTGACATTACTAAGGGTGTTAGAGGTGTTGTTAGAGGTCTCAAAGAGACCGTAAGGCGCCTAGACGTAGACTTCATCGTCGGTGTTGATGTTGGAGGTGATGTTCTAGCTCAAGGAGGGGAGAGGGGGCTGAAGAGCCCACTTGCAGACGCTATGATGCTTGCATCGTTACACCAGGTCGACGTGCCAACAGTCACGGCGGTTTTCGCCCCTTCATGTGATGGGGAGCTAACCACTGAGGAGATTTTGGAACGCATAAGTAGGATAGCCGAAAAGGGGGGCTACTTAGGGGCTAGGGGTCTCGCTCCCGAGGATTTTGAAGCTATGAGCGAAGCTTTGAAATACGTTAAAACCGAGGCGAGCATGCTACCTTTACTTGCATGGAGAGGGATGAGAGGGATTATAGAGATAAGGGGAGGGGAGAGGAAAGTAAACCTTTCTATTCTCTCGACACTAACATTCTATTTCGACACTGACGTAGTTTATTCGCTTAGCTCTCTTGCGAAAAAGGTGTCAGATACAGAAAGTATTGAGGAGGCAAACAACAGGTTGCATGAGATGAACATAACGACAGAGTACGATTATGAGTTACAGTACGTTAGCAAGCGTGGAATGACGGGTGGAACTTAA
- a CDS encoding nicotinamide-nucleotide adenylyltransferase, translated as MEVKFEFAEEARVYRTRGLFIGRFQPFHLGHLHAVKTLLSEVEELIIGVGSAQYSHTLKDPFSAGERILMIRLSLEEEGIPASRYLIIPIPDVNDNRLWVAHVVSLVPPFRVVYSNNSLVRVLFEEAGYEVKPVPFYQRDKYCATKIREKMVKGEEWEDLVPPAVARVIREIKGVERIRLVFEGERH; from the coding sequence GTGGAAGTGAAATTTGAGTTCGCGGAGGAAGCGAGAGTGTACAGGACTAGGGGTTTGTTCATAGGGCGCTTTCAGCCATTCCACCTAGGACACTTGCACGCAGTTAAGACCTTGCTGAGCGAGGTGGAGGAGCTTATCATAGGGGTTGGCAGCGCTCAGTATAGCCACACGCTTAAAGACCCGTTTAGCGCTGGAGAACGGATACTCATGATAAGGCTTTCACTGGAGGAGGAGGGAATCCCAGCGTCGCGCTACCTAATTATTCCCATACCTGATGTGAACGACAACCGCCTCTGGGTGGCCCACGTAGTCTCACTTGTTCCTCCCTTTAGGGTGGTTTACTCAAACAACAGTTTGGTAAGAGTGCTCTTCGAGGAGGCTGGGTACGAAGTTAAACCTGTTCCATTCTATCAAAGAGACAAGTACTGCGCGACGAAAATCAGGGAAAAAATGGTTAAAGGGGAAGAGTGGGAGGATCTTGTTCCACCTGCAGTCGCGAGGGTTATAAGGGAGATTAAGGGAGTTGAGCGGATAAGACTGGTGTTTGAGGGGGAGCGTCACTAA
- a CDS encoding MGMT family protein: protein MVSASVVEWRGAFVSVARGERGLLAATLPCRSADEAKRKIMEIVPSVETWDDDMCREVAEKIFRALEGECLDFNYEVDLSNLTPFQRKVLEEVRRIPPGETITYGELARRIGNPRAARAVGRALKRNPLPIVIPCHRVVGACGIGGYTGGLEIKVKLLINEKARVCRT, encoded by the coding sequence GTGGTTTCAGCTTCTGTCGTAGAGTGGAGGGGGGCTTTCGTCTCCGTTGCTAGAGGGGAACGAGGGCTACTTGCCGCGACACTTCCATGTAGGAGTGCCGATGAGGCTAAAAGAAAAATTATGGAGATTGTTCCGAGCGTGGAGACTTGGGACGACGATATGTGCAGAGAGGTTGCTGAGAAGATTTTCAGAGCACTCGAGGGGGAATGCTTAGACTTTAACTATGAAGTTGACCTTTCGAATCTCACCCCTTTCCAGAGGAAGGTTCTTGAAGAGGTCAGAAGAATACCTCCCGGCGAAACGATAACTTATGGTGAGCTGGCTAGGAGGATTGGTAATCCTAGGGCTGCGAGGGCTGTTGGGAGAGCTTTAAAGAGGAACCCGCTCCCCATAGTTATACCGTGCCACAGGGTAGTGGGGGCATGTGGGATCGGAGGCTACACGGGCGGATTAGAAATTAAAGTCAAGTTGCTTATAAACGAGAAAGCCCGGGTGTGTAGAACATGA